One genomic window of Bacillus mycoides includes the following:
- the trmFO gene encoding FADH(2)-oxidizing methylenetetrahydrofolate--tRNA-(uracil(54)-C(5))-methyltransferase TrmFO, giving the protein MTTQVVNVIGAGLAGSEAAYQIAKRGVQVKLYEMRPVRQTPAHHTDKFAELVCSNSLRANTLTNAVGVIKEEMRLMDSVIIRAADECSVPAGGALAVDRHEFAAKVTEYVKNHPNVTVMNEEITEIPEGPTVIATGPLTSPDLSAQLKKLTGEDYFYFYDAAAPIVEKDSIDMNKVYLKSRYDKGEAAYLNCPMTEEEFDRFYEALIAAETVPLKEFEKEIFFEGCMPVEVMASRGRQTLVFGPMKPVGLEDPKTGKTPYAVVQLRQDDAAGTLYNIVGFQTHLKWGPQKEVLQLIPGLENAEIVRYGVMHRNTFINSPNLLRPTYQYKQRDDLFFAGQMTGVEGYVESAASGLLAGINAARLVQGEEPVVLPPVTAMGSMANYITATNAKNFQPMNANFGLFTPLEKKIKKKQERNEAYATRALETIQNFVNI; this is encoded by the coding sequence ATGACAACACAAGTAGTAAACGTCATTGGCGCAGGTCTTGCAGGAAGCGAAGCAGCTTACCAAATTGCAAAACGTGGTGTCCAAGTAAAATTATATGAAATGAGACCAGTAAGGCAAACACCAGCTCATCATACAGATAAATTTGCTGAATTAGTATGTAGTAACTCACTTCGCGCAAACACATTAACAAATGCTGTCGGTGTTATTAAAGAAGAAATGCGCCTAATGGATTCTGTCATTATTCGTGCAGCTGATGAGTGCTCTGTACCAGCAGGAGGTGCTTTAGCTGTAGATCGTCATGAATTCGCGGCGAAAGTGACTGAATATGTGAAAAATCATCCGAACGTAACTGTAATGAATGAGGAAATCACTGAAATTCCAGAGGGGCCAACTGTTATTGCGACAGGTCCACTTACGTCTCCGGATCTTTCTGCACAATTAAAAAAACTAACAGGTGAAGATTATTTTTATTTCTATGATGCTGCAGCACCAATCGTTGAGAAAGACAGCATTGACATGAATAAAGTATATTTAAAATCTCGTTATGATAAAGGTGAAGCGGCATATTTAAACTGTCCAATGACAGAAGAAGAGTTTGATCGCTTTTATGAGGCTTTAATTGCTGCTGAGACAGTGCCTTTAAAAGAATTTGAAAAAGAAATTTTCTTTGAAGGTTGTATGCCAGTAGAAGTTATGGCAAGTAGAGGAAGACAGACGTTAGTATTTGGACCGATGAAGCCTGTTGGGTTAGAAGATCCGAAAACAGGGAAAACACCGTATGCGGTTGTTCAGTTACGTCAAGATGATGCAGCAGGAACATTATACAATATTGTAGGCTTCCAAACACATTTAAAGTGGGGACCACAAAAAGAAGTGTTACAGCTAATTCCAGGACTAGAAAACGCAGAGATTGTACGTTATGGTGTAATGCATCGTAATACGTTTATTAATTCGCCTAATCTGCTTCGTCCAACATATCAATATAAACAACGTGATGATTTATTCTTCGCTGGTCAAATGACTGGGGTAGAGGGTTATGTTGAATCAGCAGCATCAGGATTATTAGCGGGTATTAACGCTGCTAGACTTGTACAAGGTGAAGAGCCAGTTGTATTACCACCTGTAACTGCAATGGGAAGTATGGCAAATTATATTACTGCGACAAATGCGAAAAACTTCCAGCCAATGAATGCAAACTTCGGTTTATTTACACCGTTAGAGAAGAAAATTAAAAAGAAACAAGAGCGAAATGAAGCATATGCTACACGCGCTTTGGAAACAATTCAAAATTTTGTAAATATTTAA
- the topA gene encoding type I DNA topoisomerase, producing the protein MSDYLVIVESPSKAKTIEKYLGKKYKVVASMGHVRDLPKSQMGIEVKNNFTPKYITIRGKGPVLKDLKSAAKKAKKVYLAADPDREGEAIAWHLANTLNVDVESDCRVVFNEITKDAIKESFKYPRAINMDLVDAQQARRILDRLVGYNISPLLWKKVKKGLSAGRVQSVAVRLIIEREREIQSFEPEEFWTIKTEFVKGKDTFEASFYGVDGEKVQLTNEAQVNEIIEKMKDNAFSVENVTRKERKRNPALPFTTSSLQQEAARKLNMRAKKTMMLAQQLYEGMDLGKQGTVGLITYMRTDSTRISETAQTEARDYITEAFGAEYIGTEKKKETKKSKAQDAHEAIRPTSVMRKPEELKSFLSRDQLRLYKLIWERFVASQMASAIMDTVTAKLINNNVQFRASGSVVKFPGFMKVYVESKDDGAEEKDKMLPPLEVGETVFSKDIEPKQHYTQPPPRYTEARLVRTLEELGIGRPSTYVPTLETIQKRGYVALDNKRFVPTELGGIVIELILEFFPEIINIEFTANMEQSLDEVEEGNANWVKIVDDFYVGFEPRLEKAEKEMREVEIKDEPAGEDCELCSHPMVFKMGKYGKFMACSNFPECRNTKPIVKEIGVTCPKCDKGQIIERRSNKKKRLFYGCGTYPECDFVSWDKPIGRKCPKCEGMLVEKKLKKGVQVQCVSCDYEEEQQM; encoded by the coding sequence ATGTCAGATTACCTCGTAATCGTGGAGTCGCCTTCTAAGGCGAAGACCATTGAAAAATATTTAGGGAAAAAATACAAAGTCGTCGCGTCCATGGGACATGTCCGCGATTTACCTAAAAGCCAAATGGGGATAGAAGTAAAGAATAACTTCACCCCGAAGTATATTACCATTCGTGGTAAGGGTCCCGTTTTAAAAGATTTAAAATCAGCGGCAAAAAAAGCAAAGAAAGTCTATCTCGCGGCCGATCCGGATCGTGAAGGAGAAGCAATTGCTTGGCATTTAGCAAATACGTTAAATGTGGACGTTGAATCAGATTGCCGAGTTGTATTTAATGAGATTACAAAAGATGCAATAAAAGAATCATTTAAATATCCTCGTGCAATTAATATGGATTTAGTAGATGCACAACAGGCAAGGCGTATACTCGATCGTCTTGTTGGCTACAATATTAGTCCTTTATTATGGAAGAAAGTAAAAAAAGGATTAAGTGCAGGACGCGTACAATCTGTAGCAGTTCGTTTAATCATCGAACGTGAAAGAGAAATTCAAAGTTTTGAACCTGAAGAATTCTGGACAATTAAAACAGAATTTGTGAAAGGGAAAGACACATTTGAAGCAAGCTTTTACGGCGTAGATGGTGAAAAAGTTCAATTAACGAACGAAGCACAAGTGAACGAAATAATCGAAAAGATGAAAGACAATGCGTTTTCGGTTGAAAATGTAACGCGAAAAGAGCGAAAGCGTAACCCTGCATTACCGTTTACAACATCTTCCTTGCAACAAGAGGCAGCGCGTAAGTTAAATATGCGAGCAAAGAAAACAATGATGCTTGCACAGCAGCTGTATGAAGGGATGGATCTTGGAAAACAAGGGACTGTAGGTCTTATTACGTATATGAGAACTGATTCAACACGTATCTCAGAAACAGCTCAAACAGAGGCTCGTGATTACATTACTGAGGCGTTTGGTGCGGAATACATAGGAACAGAGAAGAAGAAAGAAACGAAAAAGTCGAAAGCACAAGATGCGCATGAGGCGATTCGTCCTACTTCGGTAATGAGAAAGCCAGAGGAACTAAAAAGTTTCTTAAGTCGTGATCAACTCCGTTTGTATAAACTGATTTGGGAGCGATTTGTTGCAAGTCAAATGGCATCTGCTATAATGGATACTGTTACAGCGAAACTCATTAATAACAATGTTCAGTTCCGTGCAAGTGGATCAGTTGTAAAGTTCCCAGGATTTATGAAAGTGTACGTAGAGTCGAAAGATGATGGTGCGGAAGAAAAGGATAAGATGTTGCCACCTTTAGAAGTAGGTGAAACTGTATTTTCAAAAGATATAGAACCGAAGCAACATTACACACAGCCTCCGCCGCGTTATACAGAGGCTCGTCTAGTAAGAACACTTGAAGAGCTTGGAATTGGGAGACCGTCTACTTATGTACCGACACTTGAAACAATCCAAAAACGAGGATACGTTGCTTTAGATAATAAACGCTTCGTTCCGACTGAGCTTGGTGGAATAGTAATCGAACTTATTTTAGAGTTTTTCCCAGAAATTATTAACATTGAATTTACTGCCAATATGGAGCAAAGCCTTGATGAAGTAGAAGAAGGAAATGCAAATTGGGTGAAAATTGTTGATGATTTCTACGTAGGATTTGAACCGCGCTTAGAAAAAGCGGAAAAAGAAATGCGTGAAGTGGAAATTAAAGATGAACCAGCTGGGGAAGACTGTGAATTATGTAGTCACCCTATGGTCTTTAAGATGGGTAAATATGGGAAGTTTATGGCTTGTTCGAATTTCCCGGAATGTCGTAATACAAAACCGATTGTAAAAGAAATCGGTGTTACTTGTCCGAAGTGTGATAAAGGGCAAATTATTGAACGCCGTAGTAATAAAAAGAAACGCCTTTTCTATGGATGCGGTACGTATCCAGAATGTGACTTTGTATCTTGGGATAAGCCGATTGGTCGTAAATGTCCGAAGTGTGAAGGTATGCTCGTAGAGAAAAAGTTGAAAAAAGGCGTGCAAGTACAATGTGTTTCGTGTGATTATGAAGAAGAACAACAAATGTGA